The proteins below come from a single Mercenaria mercenaria strain notata chromosome 3, MADL_Memer_1, whole genome shotgun sequence genomic window:
- the LOC123525210 gene encoding vasculin-like — MATNNAPKHDFAPAWLKIPNSENSKPPGNKQGETSTDDRFNRSSYREDTTISHKGPYESSRLYRQYSLEHNTDGSKGCAAILPNSCLAIPTCKRFPPGASNKFRHHSVDDDYYAYTYGPYGYYNGYGYHDKYGMHYSSQPSLLRSGGQRDSKYQHPHARYGAGQSMNVGYPPYYDFIPPYDYYGNEPYYNNYPPGRGGAKRNYYEKDGRSNSKEGKDKDEKKDKETEKEKPFNDDFVSRIHLKTNIPRRPARMNGSYPRETGTYPGLKANTPTSSSSNTGGSKEGAQPSTPPMDILNTRFVTQPKTLSDKKSHFLKALRQEDEKLRRSGESEDLVNGVGSLGLHEDDSHLSSSLEAEQRLLREMGWNEADEEEYEITEDDMKEFQNLTKQVQQRNGPLNGMAKTIPKTWSPKHIPVYLPNTHELNDTLSSSDSDSDDADN; from the exons aagCCACCCGGCAATAAACAAGGTGAGACAAGCACAGATGATAGATTCAATCGTAGCTCTTATAGGGAAGATACTACTATATCACACAAAGGCCCATATGAATCTAGTAGGCTGTATCGGCAGTATTCATTAGAACATAATACTGATGGAAGTAAGGGCTGTGCAGCAATACTCCCGAATAGCTGCCTGGCTATTCCTACCT GCAAACGATTTCCACCGGGTGCCAGCAACAAGTTCCGTCACCATTCAGTAGATGATGATTACTACGCATACACATATGGACCCTATGGTTATTACAATGGATATGGTTACCATGACAAATACGGAATGCACTACAGCTCTCAGCCATCATTGCTGAGGTCAGGTGGTCAACGAGACAGCAAGTATCAACATCCTCATGCTAGATATGGAGCAGGACAG AGTATGAATGTAGGCTATCCACCATATTATGACTTCATACCACCATACGACTACTACGGAAATGAGCCTTACTACAACAACTACCCTCCTGGCCGAGGGGGTGCAAAACGGAATTATTACGAGAAAGACGGACGCAGCAACTCTAAAGAAGGAAAAGATAAAGATGAGAAGAAAGATAAGGAGACAGAGAAAGAGAAACCATTTAATGATGATTTTGTAAGTAGAAT TCATTTAAAGACCAATATCCCTAGACGACCGGCCCGAATGAATGGCAGCTACCCAAGAGAAACGGGCACATACCCAGGTCTCAAAGCAAACACACCCACAAGTAGTTCTAGCAATACAGGAGGCTCAAAAGAG GGTGCTCAGCCTTCTACACCTCCAATGGACATCCTAAACACCAGATTTGTTACTCAACCAAAAACACTGTCTGATAAGAAAAGCCATTTCCTGAAAGCCTTACGACAAGAAGATGAGAAg ctGCGACGGTCTGGAGAGTCGGAAGATCTCGTGAATGGAGTAGGCAGTCTAGGTTTACATGAAGATGACAGTCATCTATCCAGCTCGCTTGAAGCAGAACAAAG GTTACTGCGAGAGATGGGTTGGAATGAGGCAGATGAGGAAGAGTATGAAATAACTGAAGATGATATGAAAGAGTTTCAGAACCTCACGAAACAAGTACAACAGCGAAATGGTCCTCTAAATGGTATGGctaaaaccataccaaaaacatGGAGCCCGAAACATATCCCTGTGTATCTACCAAACACACATGAACTAAACGATACACTCTCTTCCTCGGATTCAGACTCTGATGATGCTGACAATTAA